In the Anaerostipes caccae L1-92 genome, CTTATTATATGAAAGAAACATTGAAAAAAAAATTCTTTTGTTATACACTAGTAATAGTGTATTTTTTTAAACTTATTTAGAAAGAGGTCCGTAAAAATCAATGAAGAAAAAAATCGAAGCGATCTGGGATGACGTTTTGTTAAAACTTGAACAGGAACACGATATTTCAAGTGCTGCCATCAACGCCTGGATTAAACCCCTCAATATTAAAGAAGTGAAAGACGATCAGATTGTTTTGTCATTGAACAGTAATTTTGATGCCAGAGGCATACATTTTATTGAAAGTAAGATGTATGACTTTTATATTTCTCTGGCCATTCAGGATATCACAGGTAAAAAATACGAAATTTCTTTTGTTCTGGAAGAAGCTAAGAAGAAAAAGGCTCCTGCATCCCGCACGGATACCCAGCTTCAGGATTCCAATAACTTAAATCCGAGATATACGTTCGACAGTTTCGTCGTCGGAACAAACAACCAGATGGCTCATGCCGCCTGCATTGCTGTGGCAGAAGCTCCGGCGGAAGCTTACAATCCGCTTTTTTTATACGGCGGCGCCGGATTGGGGAAAACCCATCTGATGCACTCAATCGCCCATTACATTATGGAAAATAACAGCAAACTCAAGGTCCTGTATGTGACCAGTGAAGATTTCACCAACGAAGTCATCAATGCGATCCATCACAACAAACAGGAAGAGCTCAGAAACAAATACAGGACCATCGACGTACTCCTGATCGATGATATTCAGTTTATAATAGGTAAAGACAGCACCCAGCAGGAGTTTTTCCATACATTTAATGCTCTGTATAATTCCAAAAGCCAGATTATCATATCTTCCGATAAGCCTCCGAAAGAAATCGAGACTTTGGAAGAACGTTTGAGGACCCGTTTTGGCTGCGGGCTGACGGCAGATATTCAGCCTCCTGATTATGAGACGAGAATCGCGATTTTAAGAAAACGCGCTGAACTGGATCACATTTATATCGACGATGCTATATTTGACTACATAGCCTCAAACATTAAATCGAATATTCGAGAACTGGAAGGAGCACTGAACAAGATCAGGGTATATTCCAAACTCGAAAAAAGACCGATTGATCTTGATTTAGCTAAAATTGCCCTAAAAGACCTTGTGGACAATGATACTGTTGTAAAAATTACACCAGATCTGATCATCACTACGGTGGCTGAACATTTTAACATCCAGCCGGCTGATATTATATCCAAAAAACGAAGCCATGATATCGCATATCCAAGGCAGATCTGTATGTACCTGTGCAAGAAACTTACGGATACTTCTTTTGTAAAAATAGGTGAGTATCTCGGAAAAAGAGACCACTCTACGGTCATTCATGGTTCAGAGAAGATTGAGAAGGATTTACAGAAAGATTCTTCTTTATCCACGACCCTTGACGTTATTATTAAAAAAATGAACCCTTCATAAGGCTTATACACACAATGTTGTGGATAACCTGTGTCTTTTGTGTTGATAATGAAAACCTTAATTTCAGGCTTGTTGATAACCTTCGAGTTATGAAAGCTTTATCCGTGGCTTTTTAACAAGTTATTAACCCTGATTCAGCCTTAAATTAAGCCGTTTTTTAGGGTTATTCACAAATCCACAGCCCCTACGGCTTATACTGCGGATTTTTAATATATATTTAAGTATTTTTGAACCTGAAAGGAGTTATACACAATATGAAAATCGTTTGTAATAAAAGCGACCTGGTTTCCGGTGTCAGCATTGTATCCAAAGCCGTTTCCAATAAGACAACACTTCCTATTCTTGAATGCATTCTTATGGAGGCAAGTGCCGGTACAATTACATTGACTGCAAATGACATGGAACTGGGCATCGAGACAAACATAGAAGGAAATATTTTAGAACAGGGAAAAATCGCTCTGGATGCCAAGTTATTTTTTGAGATCGTCAGAAAACTGCCGGATAATGATGTTACGATCGAAACAGATTCTGATTACAAAGCAACTATCACTTGTGAAAAAGCATGTTTTCATATTGTGGGACAGGAAGGATCAGAATTCCCATATCTTCCGGAGATTGAAAAAGAAAAAAGCATCACTTTGTCTCAGTTTACTCTGAAAGAAGTTATCAGGCAGACAATATTTTCTATTTCTGACAATGAAAATAATAAACTCATGACAGGTGAGCTGTTTGAGGTTGAAGACAAAAAATTAAATGTTGTATCGCTGGACGGACACAGAATTTCCATCAGAAACATTGAATTAAAAGAGAGTTATGATTCTTTTAAAGTTGTCGTTCCAGGAAAGACACTTCAGGAAATTACAAAAATTATTTCAGGTGATGCGGAAAAAGATGTTATAATTTACGTGACGAATAAGCATATCTTATTTGAATTTGATCAGACCAGAGTTGTTTCAAGACTTTTGGAAGGGGAATACTATAAGATAAGTCAGATGCTGTCCAGTGATTATGAGACGAAGATCACGATCAACAAAAAGGAATTTTTGGACTGTATTGACCGTGCCAGTCTTTTGATCAGAGAATCTGACAAGAAACCTATCGTTATCAATATCACTGATAATTCTCTGGAGCTGAGTATTTCATCTTTCTTCGGATCAATGGAGGAAAACATCCTGATTCAGAAAGAGGGAAGGGATATCCTGATTGGATTTAATCCAAAATTTTTGATGGATGTACTGCGTGTCATTGATGATGAGGAAATCAATATATACCTTGTTAATCCGAAGGCGCCCTGCTTTATCAAGGATGATTCGGAATCCTATATTTACTTAATACTTCCGGTAAATTTCAATCACTAGAAAGGAAATCTTGATGGAGCAGATTAAATTGAGTGAAGAGTATATAAAACTCGGCCAGGCATTAAAGGCTGCCGGTCTTGTAAGTTCAGGGGTGGAGGCAAAGATCGTCATTCAGGACGGACTGGTCAGTGTCGATGGAGAGATTGATACGAGAAGGGGAAAAAAGCTGTACGGCGGAGAAGTCATCGAATTTGACGGACAGGCTGTAAAAATTGTGAAATAATCGGGTGCCTTATGTATATTCAGTCTTTAGAGTTAAAAAACTATCGGAATTATGACCGTCTGATCATTGAGTTCTCCAGCGGCACCAATATCTTGTACGGTGATAATGCGCAGGGGAAGACGAATATCCTTGAGGCAGTTTATCTGGGGGCAACAACCAAGTCCCACCGCGGAAGCAAGGATAAGGAGATCATACGTTTCGGAGAAAATGAATCCCATATAAGGATTCATCTGATGAAACAGGACATTGGGCACCAGATTGACATGCATCTGAAAAAGAGCAGGACAAAGGGTGCGGCCATTGACCGGATTCCCATCAAGAGATCCAGCGATCTTCTTGGCTTTGTCCCTGTCATATTTTTTTCGCCGGAAGATCTGAGTATTATAAAAAACGGGCCTTCTGAGCGGAGAAAGTTTTTAGATATTGAGCTTTCACAGCTTGAAAAAATGTACCTTCATCAGCTTTCCAGCTATAACAGGGTGATGGCACAGAGGAATAACTTACTAAAGCAGCTAGCTTACCAGCGTGAACTTTTGGATACATTAGACAGTTGGGATCTCCAGCTTGTCAAATATGGATCGGAGGTCATCCGGTACCGGCAGAAATTTATTGAGGATCTCAATGAGATCATCAGGGAGATCCATAAGAATCTGACGGGAAAAAAAGAAAAAATTGTTTTGAAATATGATTATAGTGTAAACTATGATGAATTTCTGACCGTTTTACAGAGAAAGAGAGAGATTGATTTAAAATATGCTTCCACAGGGGCAGGGCCTCACCGCGATGATATTGAATTTTTGGTAAATGGAATTGATATCCGCAAATTTGGGTCACAGGGGCAGCAGAGGACAGCAGCCCTTTCATTGAAACTTGCTCAGATTGAGTTAGTAAAAAGACAGACCGGAGAGACACCGATTCTGCTCCTGGATGATGTGCTGTCAGAACTGGACAGCAGCCGGAAGAATTATCTTTTGGACAGTATAAAAGACATTCAGACTTTGATCACATGCACAGGGCTGGAAGAATTTATTAACAGTCATCTGCAGATTGACAAAATGTTTCAGGTCAAATCAGGTAAAATTGTCAGAGAAAATTAGGAGGAACGTATGGGCACTGAGAAAAAAGGAGAATATGGTGCGGATCAGATTCAGATCCTGGAGGGACTGGAAGCTGTACGAAAAAGGCCCGGAATGTATATTGGAAGTACATCCGCCAAAGGGCTTCATCATTTGGTATATGAAATTGTGGACAATGCGGTCGATGAATCACTGGCAGGTTACTGTGATACGATTTATGTGACACTGAACAAAGATAATTCTGTTACGGTGCGTGACAACGGAAGAGGGATTCCGGTAGGGATGAATAAGAAAAAGGGCGTATCCAGCGTGGAAGTCGTATTTACAATTCTTCACGCAGGAGGAAAATTCGGAGGCGGAGGATATAAGGTTTCCGGAGGACTTCACGGTGTGGGATCATCCGTAGTAAATGCTCTGTCCAACTGGCTGGAAGTCAATGTTCATACAGATGGGAAAATATATAATCAGCGATATGAAAAGGGAAAAGTATGTTATCCTCTGAAGGTTGTGGGAGAGACTGAATTAAACGGAACCGAAGTAAGCTTCCTGCCCGATGATACAATCTTCGAAGAAACAATATTTGAATATAAAGTGTTGAGACAGCGTCTGCGTGAGACAGCATTTTTGACGAAAAACCTGAGAATTATTCTCAGAGATGACCGTCAGGAAGAACCTGTCGAAGAAGTATTCCACTATGAAGGCGGGATTAAGGAGTTTGTCACTTATTTAAACAGAGGAAAAGAAGCCCTCTATGATCAGGTAATCTACTGTGAGGGAGAAAAAGACGGGGTTTATGTGGAGGTTGCTATGCAGCACAATGACTCCTATAACGAAAACTCTTTAAGCTTTGTCAATAATATTATTACGCCGGAAGGGGGAACCCATCTGTCCGGCTTTAAAAACGCGCTGACAACAACCTTTAATGATTATGCAAGAAAGAATAAGCTGCTGAAGGAAAATGAGAGTAATCTTTCCGGAGAAGATATCCGTGAGGGACTTACATCCGTCATCAGCATTAAACTTGGCGAGCCTCAGTTTGAGGGACAGACAAAACAAAAGCTTGGAAACAGCGAAGCCAGAGGAGCAGTCAACAGCATTGTCAATGAGCAGCTTACCTATTTTCTGGAACAAAATCCGGCAGTTGCAAAGATTATATGTGAGAAAGCAGTTTTGGCGCAGAGAGCCAGAGATGCTGCCAGAAAAGCAAGAGATCTTACCAGAAGGAAGACTGCTTTGGACGGGTTCAGCCTGCCCGGAAAACTGGCGGACTGTTCTGACAAGAATCCTGAAAACTGTGAGATTTATATCGTCGAGGGTGATTCTGCGGGAGGTTCCGCAAAGACGGCCAGATCCCGTGCAACCCAGGCAATCCTTCCTCTGAGGGGAAAAATTCTTAACGTAGAGAAATCCAGACTCGATAAGATTCTGATGAATAAAGAAATTCAGGCAATGATCACAGCCTTCGGCACAGGCATTCATGACGATTTTGATATTGAGAAATTACGGTATCATAAAATTATTATTATGACAGATGCCGATGTGGACGGAGCCCATATTGCAACGCTTCTCCTTACGTTCTTTTACAGGTTCATGCCGGATCTGATCAAGGAGGGATACGTATATATGGCTCAGCCGCCGCTTTACCGTGTGGAGAGAAATAAAAAGTTTTGGTATGCTTACTCTGATCAGGAATTGAACAATATTGTCAATGAGATCGGAAGAGACAATAATAACAAGATCCAGCGCTATAAAGGTCTGGGTGAGATGGATGCAGAACAGCTCTGGGATACTACTATGGACCCGGATAAAAGAGTGCTGCTGCGGGTAACCATCGATGAGGATTCCGCATCTGAGATTGACCTGACATTTACGACACTGATGGGTGATCAGGTGGAACCGAGGCGTGAATTTATTGAAGCCAATGCAAAATATGTCCAGAATCTGGACGTATAGGAAGGAATATAATATATGGACGAGAATACAATTTTTGATAAAGTTCATGACGTTGATCTGAAGCAGACAATGGAGAATTCCTACATCGATTATGCCATGAGCGTTATCGCTGCAAGGGCCCTTCCTGATGTAAGGGACGGGCTGAAGCCGGTTCAGAGGAGAATCCTCTATGCGATGATCGAACTGAACAACGGGCCGGATAAACCGCACCGTAAATGTGCACGTATCGTCGGGGATGCTATGGGTAAATATCATCCTCACGGTGACAGTTCTATCTATGGGGCATTGGTTAATATGGCTCAGGAGTGGTCGACCCGTTATCCTCTGGTAGACGGCCACGGAAATTTTGGTTCTGTGGACGGAGACGGCGCCGCTGCCATGCGTTATACGGAGGCAAGGCTCAGCAAAATTTCCATGGAACTTTTGGCCGATATCGGTAAAGATACGGTCAACTTTATTCCGAACTTCGATGAGACGGAAAAAGAGCCCCAGGTGCTGCCGTCAAGGTTTCCGAATCTTTTAGTCAACGGTACACAGGGAATCGCGGTCGGAATGGCTACGAATATTCCGCCTCATAATCTCACGGAAGTGATCAATGCAGTTGTAAAAATTATCGATGATCAGGTGGAGAGAAACCAGGTTACAGATATTGAAGAGTTATTAGATATTGTAAAAGGACCGGATTTTCCGACTGGGGCGACGATTTTAGGAAAAGCGGGCATTAGTCAGGCATACCGGACAGGGCGCGGAAAGATTAAAGTCCGTGCCGTCACGGATATTGAGCCGATGGCCAACGGAAAACAGAGAATTGTCGTAACCGAACTTCCTTATATGGTCAATAAAGCGAGACTCATTCAGAAGATTGCAGAGCTTGTAAAAGATAAAAAAGTAGACGGTATTACAGAAATACGGGATGAATCTGACCGTACCGGCATGAGAATCTGTATTGAGCTGCGCAGGGATGCCAATGCCAATGTCGTCCTTAACCGTCTGTTTAAGCATACCCAGATGCAGGATACGTTCGGAGTTATCATGCTCTCATTGGTAAACAATGAACCTAAGATCCTGAATCTGTTTGACATGCTCAATTATTATCTGGAACATCAGAAGGACGTTGTGACCAGAAGGACAAAATATGAGCTGAATAAGGCAGAAGAACGGGCTCATATTTTAGAAGGTCTGCTCATTGCCCAGGACAATATTGATGAAGTCATCAAGATCATTCGGGCAGCAGCAAATATCACGGAGGCGAAGACACAGCTCATGGAGCGTTTTGCCCTGACCGACGCACAGGCACAGGCAATCGTGGATATGAGGCTGCGTGCGCTGAACGGTTTGGAACGCGCCAAGCTTGAAAAAGAATATAATGAGCTGATGGCAAAGATCACAGAATTAAAGGCGATTCTTGCCGATGAAAAACTTCTTTTGGGAGTGATCAAAGATGAGCTGGTTCTGATCCGTGACAAATATGGGGATGAGAGAAGGACCTCTATCGGATTTGATGTAGACGATATTTCCATGGAAGATCTGATTCCAAGAGAAAATACGATCATTACTATGACAAAACTCGGATATATCAAGCGTATGACGGTAGATACCTTCAAAAGCCAGAACAGAGGCGGAAAAGGTATTAAAGGAATGCAGACCATTGATGAGGATTATATTGAGGAATTGTTTATGACAACTTCCCATCACTATATTATGTTTTTTACAAATATGGGAAGAGTGTATCGGATGAAAGCCTATGAGATTCCAGAAAGCAGCCGGACGGCCAGAGGTACGGCGATCGTGAATCTGATCCAGCTGCAGCCGGAGGAAAAGATAACGGCGGTCATCCCGATCAATGAATATAAAGAGGATCATTACCTGTTTATGGCTACCAAGAGCGGGGTTGTGAAAAAATCACCGATCATGGAGTATGCAAATATAAGAAAGACAGGACTTCTGGCGATTACGCTGAAAGAAAATGACGAATTGATCGAAGTGAAGTTTACAGACAATGACCAGGACGTATTTCTTGTGACAAAGAACGGACAGTGCATCAGGTTCCATGAGACAGATGTCAGATCTATAGGACGAACAGCCATGGGTGTAAGAGGAATCAACTTAGATGGAGACGATGAAGTTATCGGCATGCAGCTGAATTCCCAGGGTGAAGCATTGCTGTTTGTGTCTGAAAATGGAATGGGAAAACGGACTGCCATGACTGAATTTACTCCTCAGCACAGAGGCGGAAAGGGTATCCGCTGCTACAAGATCACTGAGAAAACAGGAGATGTGGTCGGAGTCAAGGCTGTGGATGAAGAAAATGAAGTCATGATGATCACTACGGAAGGTGTTGTGATCCGGATGGGAGTCGATGGAATTTCTATGCTTGGACGGAATACATCGGGAGTCAAGCTCATGAATTTAGACGACAATGTGATTGTGGCAAGCCTGGCAAAAGTACGGGATGAAGAAGTGGAACAAGAGAGCGAAACTTCAGAAGAAGAAACAGAATAAAGATCAAAAGTCAGAGCATGGCATCAGCAGTCTGTGCTCTGACTTCGCGTATCACAGAATGATTTTTTGGAGGAAATATGAGAACGATCCATACAGATGAGATGATCCGCAGTATCAGGGACATGTGTATTGAAGCCAACCTGACCTTATCAGAAGATATGAAATGCAGGCTGAAAAATGCAAAAGAGACAGAAAAGACTCCGCTTGGAAAGCAGATTTTATCCCAGCTCAATGAAAATATGAAAATTGCCCAAGAAGAACAAATTCCGATTTGTCAGGATACGGGGATGGCTGTGGTATTTTTAAATATTGGCCAGGATCTGCATATTGAGGGCATGGACCTCCACGATGCGGTCAATGAGGGGGTCAGACAGGGATATAGAGAAGGCTATCTGAGGAAATCTGTCGTGAAAGATCCTCTGATCAGGGAAAATACGAAAGATAATACACCCGCGATTGTGCATATCGATATCGTTTCCGGGGATAAACTTGAAATTTTAGTAGCTCCCAAGGGATTTGGAAGTGAAAATATGAGCCGGGTATTTATGCTGAAACCGGCGGACGGAGCGGAAGGTGTCAGGAAATCTGTTTTAGAAGCCGTGAAGGATGCAGGACCGAATGCCTGTCCGCCGATGGTCGTCGGAGTGGGTCTTGGGGGCAGCTTTGAAAAAGCAGCTTTTCTGGCAAAAAAAGCGCTGACCAGAAACCTTGATCAGAGATCTGAGAAAGAACATATCCGTATCCTGGAAGAAGAACTCTTACAGGAGATCAATCAGCTGGGAATTGGTCCGGGGGGACTGGGAGGCAGCACTACTGCCCTTGGAGTAAATATTGAGACTTATCCGACACATATCGCAGGAATGCCTCTTGCCGTAAATATATGCTGTCATGTGAACCGCCATGTACATCGGGTTTTATAAGGAGTTAGAGAGATGGATAAATATGTAACAGTACCCGCCGGAGCCGATGAACTGAAAAATCTGCGGGCAGGAGATTATGTTTATTTGACCGGAACCATTTATACTGCCAGAGATGCGGCTCATAAGAGGCTGTATGAAGCGGCAGAAGAAAAAAAGGAACTGCCGGTAAACTTAAAGAATCAGATTGTCTATTATCTCGGCCCCACACCAGCCAGGGAAGGCCAGGTAATCGGTTCGGCAGGACCTACGACCAGCAGCCGCATGGATAAATATACTCCGCGCATGCTTTCTCTTGGATTAAAGGGCATGATAGGAAAAGGCAAAAGGTCTGAGGACGTGATCGAATCTATGAAAGAAAATGGCGCAGTCTATTTTGCAGCAGTAGGGGGGGCAGGAGCACTTTTGTCAAAGTGTATCAAAAAATCTGAGGTCGTTGCGTATGAAGACTTGGGAACAGAGGCAATTCGGAAGCTTGAAGTTGAGAATCTTCCGGTAATCGTTGTGATTGACAGCCATGGGAATAATTTGTATGAGACGGCAGTAGTAGATTATAAAGCAAACTTTTTGGAATAATATTTAAAATATTGTCAACAATATACCTGTACTTCACAAAAACTTAAAGAAAATGAAAAGAAATGTTTATGTAATTTATGGTAGTATTATGTAGAATATTGAAGATGAATTTTCTTTATAAACTCAGCAATGAAAAACAAGAAGGAGCAGATAATATGTTAAGGTATATTTTTGACCCCGAATTTAATAAATATGGGAGAGTAATAGAAGATTTTGATTTCAGCCAGCTGAAACAGTATATGGACCGTATAAAGGCTTCAAAATATCTGGAAGAACAGCTGTCTGTCGAAGAGATGGAGAAACTGCCGGTGTGCCATAAAATTCAGTGCCAGCTGTTTCATGAACTTCCGGTGCAGATCGGATATATGAGCGGGCATAATCACAGAATTCATGGCGTAGAATATCACAAGTCGAAAGTCATACATATTGCAGCGACAGACTGTGTCATGTACCTGGGTCTGAGCCAGGATATCGAACCAAATCACGAGTATCATACATCCAGAATGGAAGCGTTTTTTGTCCCGAAGGGCACAGCCGTGGAGTTAAACTGCGGCGTACTTCACTGTGCTCCATGCAACGTAAACGGATATGGGTTTAAGCTTATCTGTATTGCACCAAAACATACAAGTGAACCATTTTGTATGAAAGTAAGAACGGATAAGGATAAAATTTTGTTCGCAAGGAACAAGTGGCTGATTGCTCATAAAGATTCCGATATTGAAGGGGCGTTTTACGGGCTTAAGGGTGATACAGAAGCAGTGTAATACAAGTTGGGAATAGGCGTTAAAAGAGAAAAACAAGCTTAAAACATATAAAAACCCGGCAAGACTAAGATAATAATTATAGTCTTGCCGGATTTTTATATATATGATATTAGTATTAAATTATTATATCAAATGATATTCCTTATAAAGTTTTATTCTCATATTTTCATTATCGACAGCAAGCCTGGCATCTTCAATTCTTCCATCTAAAAATAATTTCTGCATCAGAGAGGCAAGTATATGTTCACCTTCAGCTTTTCCTTCAGCCTTTCCTAATTCTTTGTTGAATTTCATCTGTGTAGCGTAATCGGATAGATTTTTCTGGCGGAAAAGGTATTCATCCATACGTTCAGGATCGCGTTCCAGTTTTTCCAGTTCTTTGACGGCTTCCTCGATATAGGGATCTTTCTCAATTATCATACGTTCCTCCTCTCTGTCGGCACTGATAAGGCATGCCCACTTATATAGGGATTTATGATCATCTTTTACTGCAGATTGGCTCAGTTTTTTTAATTCAATCACATGGATTTCCCATTGGTCGCTATATAGGGTATATCGCTGATCTTCTCTCATATGAAAGGAAGAATAAAAGTAATCAGTATCCGTAAACTGATTGAATCCAAGAATACTGATATGTATTAATTTGGTACATGAATCATAAGTCTGTCCTGATTTTAAATCTTGTGTATAAACTTTTGACAAATAGGAGAATACTCTTCTGTCCCAAAATGCATAGGGTAACACTTGCATTTCGATGTTGATCTTCCCTATGTCTTCAACAATTGTGTATAAATCTAGAATAGATAATTTATCTTCCGGAAGATCCTTAGGCAAATGCCGGTCTTTTATATGAATGTTTCCAATCCTTTCAGGCTGAATGTGAAGGATACTGCTCAAAAAGCCTTTTATGACTTTAGGCTGCTTCATAACTTGAGTGAAAGCATAGTCATTTTTTAAGGATACAAAAATATTTTTCTTCATCTTTTGTTTTATCTCCTTTAGTTTATCATGAAAGAACAATTATTTCAATAATATCTATTATTTTACAATATAATCACTAAAATGTAAATATTTAACATAACTTTTGTTCATGATTTATAAGCGCGATGATCGTCTTGTTTTTGTGGCTCTTTTGACATAACAATGGTAAAATAAAAGAGATAAAATGATTACTTAAATCCATTGACCAGGAGGGACGTTTATGGAAAATATACCAGAAGTAGTTTTAGGAATTGCAGCGGTCA is a window encoding:
- the dnaA gene encoding chromosomal replication initiator protein DnaA, encoding MKKKIEAIWDDVLLKLEQEHDISSAAINAWIKPLNIKEVKDDQIVLSLNSNFDARGIHFIESKMYDFYISLAIQDITGKKYEISFVLEEAKKKKAPASRTDTQLQDSNNLNPRYTFDSFVVGTNNQMAHAACIAVAEAPAEAYNPLFLYGGAGLGKTHLMHSIAHYIMENNSKLKVLYVTSEDFTNEVINAIHHNKQEELRNKYRTIDVLLIDDIQFIIGKDSTQQEFFHTFNALYNSKSQIIISSDKPPKEIETLEERLRTRFGCGLTADIQPPDYETRIAILRKRAELDHIYIDDAIFDYIASNIKSNIRELEGALNKIRVYSKLEKRPIDLDLAKIALKDLVDNDTVVKITPDLIITTVAEHFNIQPADIISKKRSHDIAYPRQICMYLCKKLTDTSFVKIGEYLGKRDHSTVIHGSEKIEKDLQKDSSLSTTLDVIIKKMNPS
- the dnaN gene encoding DNA polymerase III subunit beta codes for the protein MKIVCNKSDLVSGVSIVSKAVSNKTTLPILECILMEASAGTITLTANDMELGIETNIEGNILEQGKIALDAKLFFEIVRKLPDNDVTIETDSDYKATITCEKACFHIVGQEGSEFPYLPEIEKEKSITLSQFTLKEVIRQTIFSISDNENNKLMTGELFEVEDKKLNVVSLDGHRISIRNIELKESYDSFKVVVPGKTLQEITKIISGDAEKDVIIYVTNKHILFEFDQTRVVSRLLEGEYYKISQMLSSDYETKITINKKEFLDCIDRASLLIRESDKKPIVINITDNSLELSISSFFGSMEENILIQKEGRDILIGFNPKFLMDVLRVIDDEEINIYLVNPKAPCFIKDDSESYIYLILPVNFNH
- a CDS encoding RNA-binding S4 domain-containing protein, whose amino-acid sequence is MEQIKLSEEYIKLGQALKAAGLVSSGVEAKIVIQDGLVSVDGEIDTRRGKKLYGGEVIEFDGQAVKIVK
- the recF gene encoding DNA replication/repair protein RecF (All proteins in this family for which functions are known are DNA-binding proteins that assist the filamentation of RecA onto DNA for the initiation of recombination or recombinational repair.), with the translated sequence MYIQSLELKNYRNYDRLIIEFSSGTNILYGDNAQGKTNILEAVYLGATTKSHRGSKDKEIIRFGENESHIRIHLMKQDIGHQIDMHLKKSRTKGAAIDRIPIKRSSDLLGFVPVIFFSPEDLSIIKNGPSERRKFLDIELSQLEKMYLHQLSSYNRVMAQRNNLLKQLAYQRELLDTLDSWDLQLVKYGSEVIRYRQKFIEDLNEIIREIHKNLTGKKEKIVLKYDYSVNYDEFLTVLQRKREIDLKYASTGAGPHRDDIEFLVNGIDIRKFGSQGQQRTAALSLKLAQIELVKRQTGETPILLLDDVLSELDSSRKNYLLDSIKDIQTLITCTGLEEFINSHLQIDKMFQVKSGKIVREN
- the gyrB gene encoding DNA topoisomerase (ATP-hydrolyzing) subunit B; the encoded protein is MGTEKKGEYGADQIQILEGLEAVRKRPGMYIGSTSAKGLHHLVYEIVDNAVDESLAGYCDTIYVTLNKDNSVTVRDNGRGIPVGMNKKKGVSSVEVVFTILHAGGKFGGGGYKVSGGLHGVGSSVVNALSNWLEVNVHTDGKIYNQRYEKGKVCYPLKVVGETELNGTEVSFLPDDTIFEETIFEYKVLRQRLRETAFLTKNLRIILRDDRQEEPVEEVFHYEGGIKEFVTYLNRGKEALYDQVIYCEGEKDGVYVEVAMQHNDSYNENSLSFVNNIITPEGGTHLSGFKNALTTTFNDYARKNKLLKENESNLSGEDIREGLTSVISIKLGEPQFEGQTKQKLGNSEARGAVNSIVNEQLTYFLEQNPAVAKIICEKAVLAQRARDAARKARDLTRRKTALDGFSLPGKLADCSDKNPENCEIYIVEGDSAGGSAKTARSRATQAILPLRGKILNVEKSRLDKILMNKEIQAMITAFGTGIHDDFDIEKLRYHKIIIMTDADVDGAHIATLLLTFFYRFMPDLIKEGYVYMAQPPLYRVERNKKFWYAYSDQELNNIVNEIGRDNNNKIQRYKGLGEMDAEQLWDTTMDPDKRVLLRVTIDEDSASEIDLTFTTLMGDQVEPRREFIEANAKYVQNLDV
- the gyrA gene encoding DNA gyrase subunit A, encoding MDENTIFDKVHDVDLKQTMENSYIDYAMSVIAARALPDVRDGLKPVQRRILYAMIELNNGPDKPHRKCARIVGDAMGKYHPHGDSSIYGALVNMAQEWSTRYPLVDGHGNFGSVDGDGAAAMRYTEARLSKISMELLADIGKDTVNFIPNFDETEKEPQVLPSRFPNLLVNGTQGIAVGMATNIPPHNLTEVINAVVKIIDDQVERNQVTDIEELLDIVKGPDFPTGATILGKAGISQAYRTGRGKIKVRAVTDIEPMANGKQRIVVTELPYMVNKARLIQKIAELVKDKKVDGITEIRDESDRTGMRICIELRRDANANVVLNRLFKHTQMQDTFGVIMLSLVNNEPKILNLFDMLNYYLEHQKDVVTRRTKYELNKAEERAHILEGLLIAQDNIDEVIKIIRAAANITEAKTQLMERFALTDAQAQAIVDMRLRALNGLERAKLEKEYNELMAKITELKAILADEKLLLGVIKDELVLIRDKYGDERRTSIGFDVDDISMEDLIPRENTIITMTKLGYIKRMTVDTFKSQNRGGKGIKGMQTIDEDYIEELFMTTSHHYIMFFTNMGRVYRMKAYEIPESSRTARGTAIVNLIQLQPEEKITAVIPINEYKEDHYLFMATKSGVVKKSPIMEYANIRKTGLLAITLKENDELIEVKFTDNDQDVFLVTKNGQCIRFHETDVRSIGRTAMGVRGINLDGDDEVIGMQLNSQGEALLFVSENGMGKRTAMTEFTPQHRGGKGIRCYKITEKTGDVVGVKAVDEENEVMMITTEGVVIRMGVDGISMLGRNTSGVKLMNLDDNVIVASLAKVRDEEVEQESETSEEETE
- a CDS encoding fumarate hydratase; translated protein: MRTIHTDEMIRSIRDMCIEANLTLSEDMKCRLKNAKETEKTPLGKQILSQLNENMKIAQEEQIPICQDTGMAVVFLNIGQDLHIEGMDLHDAVNEGVRQGYREGYLRKSVVKDPLIRENTKDNTPAIVHIDIVSGDKLEILVAPKGFGSENMSRVFMLKPADGAEGVRKSVLEAVKDAGPNACPPMVVGVGLGGSFEKAAFLAKKALTRNLDQRSEKEHIRILEEELLQEINQLGIGPGGLGGSTTALGVNIETYPTHIAGMPLAVNICCHVNRHVHRVL
- a CDS encoding Fe-S-containing hydro-lyase, with amino-acid sequence MDKYVTVPAGADELKNLRAGDYVYLTGTIYTARDAAHKRLYEAAEEKKELPVNLKNQIVYYLGPTPAREGQVIGSAGPTTSSRMDKYTPRMLSLGLKGMIGKGKRSEDVIESMKENGAVYFAAVGGAGALLSKCIKKSEVVAYEDLGTEAIRKLEVENLPVIVVIDSHGNNLYETAVVDYKANFLE